In Natronomonas halophila, one DNA window encodes the following:
- a CDS encoding two-component system sensor histidine kinase NtrB, translated as MGSIHHQAFREAVEAAGHSIYFTNEHGVIEYVNPAFESITGYSKAEAVGQTPRILKSGEHDEQFYEELWETITSGEVWRSELINTRKSGEQYVVDQTIAPVTGETGAITGFVSVNVDITDQKEWEQELKRERDRLDEFANIVSHDLQTPLAVIQGRAEIAQQEGDSEHVDAIQTAADRMERIIDDVLWLAREGRDIGSVESVRLQDVIDSAWTLVGDGIDQAELRYENDPQSLPTIEADHDRLRQLLENLFRNAIEHGGDDVTVTIGVIGDGFYVEDDGPGIPDSRRDEVFTAGYSTGDKGTGFGLSIVKQVAEGHGWSVRVTDGSNGGARLEITGIHSIEEERSQSTD; from the coding sequence ATGGGGAGCATACATCACCAAGCATTTCGAGAGGCTGTCGAAGCCGCTGGGCATTCGATCTACTTCACTAATGAACACGGCGTTATAGAATACGTCAATCCGGCATTCGAGAGCATTACTGGCTACTCCAAAGCGGAAGCCGTCGGACAAACACCACGTATTCTGAAATCCGGGGAACACGACGAACAGTTCTATGAGGAGCTGTGGGAAACCATCACATCGGGGGAGGTCTGGCGGAGCGAACTCATCAATACCCGGAAATCAGGTGAACAGTACGTCGTCGACCAGACCATCGCACCAGTCACCGGTGAAACAGGGGCCATCACAGGCTTTGTTTCCGTCAACGTCGACATCACCGACCAGAAGGAATGGGAACAGGAACTCAAACGGGAACGTGACCGACTGGATGAGTTCGCAAACATCGTCAGCCACGACCTTCAAACCCCCTTGGCAGTCATCCAAGGCCGGGCCGAAATTGCACAACAAGAGGGAGACAGCGAGCACGTAGATGCAATCCAGACTGCGGCTGACCGGATGGAACGGATCATCGATGACGTACTCTGGCTGGCGCGTGAAGGACGAGACATCGGGTCTGTGGAATCTGTGCGGCTTCAGGATGTCATCGACTCCGCGTGGACACTCGTAGGCGATGGCATAGACCAAGCAGAGTTGCGCTACGAGAATGATCCACAGTCGCTACCGACGATTGAAGCCGATCACGATCGACTCCGCCAGCTCCTCGAAAACCTGTTCCGGAACGCCATCGAACACGGTGGTGATGACGTAACGGTCACTATCGGAGTCATAGGTGATGGCTTCTACGTCGAAGATGACGGGCCCGGTATCCCTGACAGTCGACGTGATGAGGTGTTTACTGCTGGGTACTCAACTGGTGACAAGGGAACTGGCTTCGGGTTGAGTATCGTCAAGCAGGTCGCCGAGGGACACGGCTGGTCGGTTCGCGTGACCGATGGCTCGAACGGCGGGGCCCGACTCGAAATCACCGGCATACACTCTATCGAAGAAGAGCGATCTCAGTCGACCGATTAG
- a CDS encoding permease translates to MVVETLVEGLRLAGEMFWETWWALVLGFTIAGAVETFVSEEKMSAVLGGNGWKELGLGTVFGAASSSCSFGAVATTKSLFKKGASPVASLAAFQFASTNLVIELGLVMWILLGWQFVLADYVAGLILIALLAVAYKYIVPQKWFDASREYLRSSEGVRDPSCGMEVDPTSDDVLTLETDGGTEYFCSESCKQAYLEEQRQQDATWRDRLLTRDGWRLASKNALGEWGMLWEDIVAGFLIAGLIGAFVPREWWTTLFGIGAEGTFVWILTSAIIGVVIGVVTFVCSVGNVPFAVILWNNGIAFGGVMSFIFADLIVPTIDDAYRRYYGLRMATVLFVSIFITAVISGVVIHYLWSGVGLIPPQGEAGGTAPAGYTTYLNALFTLLFLGQVYVGYWTAGGDEESDDHEMHAG, encoded by the coding sequence ATGGTAGTTGAGACCCTCGTCGAAGGACTGCGGCTCGCTGGTGAGATGTTCTGGGAGACGTGGTGGGCGCTCGTGCTCGGATTTACGATCGCCGGCGCCGTCGAGACGTTCGTCAGCGAAGAGAAGATGTCTGCCGTTCTCGGCGGCAACGGCTGGAAAGAACTCGGACTCGGGACGGTGTTCGGTGCTGCGTCATCGTCGTGTTCGTTCGGGGCAGTCGCGACGACGAAGTCGCTGTTCAAGAAGGGCGCGTCGCCGGTGGCTAGCCTCGCGGCGTTCCAGTTCGCTTCCACGAACCTCGTCATCGAACTCGGCCTCGTTATGTGGATTCTGCTCGGGTGGCAGTTCGTGTTGGCCGACTACGTGGCGGGCCTCATCCTCATCGCGCTTCTCGCGGTGGCTTACAAGTACATCGTTCCCCAGAAGTGGTTCGACGCATCGCGCGAATACCTCCGCTCCTCGGAAGGCGTGCGTGATCCGTCCTGTGGTATGGAGGTCGACCCCACGAGCGATGACGTCCTCACGCTGGAGACCGATGGCGGGACCGAATACTTCTGCTCGGAATCGTGCAAGCAGGCGTACCTTGAGGAACAGCGTCAACAGGACGCGACGTGGCGCGACCGGCTGTTGACCCGGGATGGCTGGCGACTCGCCTCGAAGAACGCCCTCGGCGAGTGGGGGATGCTCTGGGAGGATATCGTCGCTGGCTTCCTTATCGCTGGTCTCATCGGAGCCTTCGTCCCCCGCGAGTGGTGGACGACGCTGTTCGGTATCGGGGCTGAAGGGACGTTCGTGTGGATACTCACCAGCGCAATCATCGGCGTCGTCATCGGTGTCGTTACGTTCGTCTGCTCGGTCGGAAACGTCCCGTTTGCGGTCATCCTCTGGAACAACGGCATCGCCTTCGGTGGCGTCATGAGCTTCATTTTCGCGGACTTGATTGTCCCGACCATCGACGACGCGTACCGTCGATATTACGGCCTCCGGATGGCTACGGTACTGTTCGTCTCGATTTTCATCACCGCCGTCATCTCGGGCGTCGTAATTCATTACCTGTGGAGTGGAGTCGGCCTCATTCCGCCTCAGGGAGAAGCCGGAGGGACTGCCCCCGCCGGCTATACGACGTATCTCAACGCCCTCTTCACGCTACTGTTCCTCGGACAGGTTTACGTGGGCTACTGGACGGCAGGAGGCGACGAGGAATCGGACGACCACGAGATGCATGCAGGCTAA
- a CDS encoding ArsR/SmtB family transcription factor: protein MSDSDTDHRLEDIAVRDTRVSDAIDEPMRAMILDILAEEALTATEVHERLEDRGVDRTENTVRHHINELRDAGLVDVVRFEEGRGGTTKYYHANTIVLSYSLPDSADAAVEEMIDAVQPQITDALTTLTDEYDDAIEEIVADMQPCEHCRTQKYETYVLLTVLRRAFVRAHRDS, encoded by the coding sequence ATGAGTGACTCCGATACCGACCACCGTCTCGAGGACATCGCGGTGCGAGACACCCGGGTTTCGGATGCCATTGACGAGCCGATGCGGGCGATGATTCTCGATATTCTGGCCGAGGAGGCCCTGACCGCGACCGAGGTCCACGAACGCCTCGAAGATCGCGGCGTCGACCGGACGGAGAATACGGTTCGCCACCACATCAACGAGCTCCGGGACGCGGGCCTCGTTGACGTTGTTCGCTTCGAGGAGGGCCGCGGTGGGACCACGAAGTACTACCACGCAAACACGATCGTTCTCTCGTACTCACTACCGGATTCGGCCGACGCCGCCGTTGAGGAGATGATCGACGCTGTCCAGCCGCAGATTACGGACGCACTCACCACGCTCACGGACGAGTACGACGACGCGATCGAGGAGATCGTCGCGGACATGCAGCCCTGCGAACACTGTCGGACCCAGAAATACGAGACGTACGTCCTTCTGACCGTCCTGCGGCGTGCGTTCGTTCGCGCCCACAGAGATTCCTGA
- a CDS encoding heavy-metal-associated domain-containing protein has protein sequence MSDTTQFRVMDFDCPTCASTVERALSNVNGVQHVEVHYATGRVEIEYDDSVADPDVFAQTIENQGYTPQPA, from the coding sequence ATGAGCGACACAACCCAGTTCCGCGTCATGGACTTCGACTGCCCGACCTGTGCGAGCACGGTCGAACGCGCCCTCTCGAACGTCAACGGCGTCCAGCACGTTGAGGTCCACTACGCGACCGGTCGCGTCGAGATCGAGTACGACGACAGCGTCGCTGACCCCGATGTCTTCGCACAGACCATCGAAAACCAGGGATACACGCCCCAGCCCGCCTAA
- a CDS encoding heavy metal translocating P-type ATPase: MNERSITQYYRKHRKAIVTATSGLLYGGGWSLGHLTSFDMASAVILVFATVVGGYDIAQTAYHEVSNRTLGIKTLVTLAAIGAIIIGEYWEAAAVVFLFSLGSYLEGRTMRKTRTALQELLEMTPDTATVRRDGELQEVPAREVEEGEVVVVKPGGKIPVDGTVIDGESAVNQAPVTGESAPVHKADGDGVYAGTVNQEGALEIRTTGAGSDTTLERIIRRVEEAQEAQSPTESLIDRFAKYYTPAVIALAIGAYAVTQNAILSLTLLVIGCPGALVIGPPVSIVSAIGNAARSGVLMKGGEHLERAGKIDLVAFDKTGTLTKGETTVADVEGFGIADDEVLSLAATTEKKSEHHLADAIVDAARERPTAATDGGATVANAVEADRNPRSIPDPDDFDVVAGKGVVARYDGHEIVVGNRALLDDRGIDIPSRVADYVREREERGETVVHVIRDGDVIGTIAMRDELREAAPDVVAALRDAGIKTMMLTGDNERTAAAVAEEVGIDEYRAELLPEDKQSVIEACQADGHVVAMVGDGINDAPSLATADVGIAMGAAGTDTAIETADMALMADDLERIPYAVTLSKATRWNVLENVGLAVLTVTVLLAGVLTSYITLASGMLVHEASVLAVILNGMRLLRY, encoded by the coding sequence ATGAACGAACGATCGATCACGCAGTACTACCGGAAACATCGGAAGGCCATCGTCACGGCGACCAGTGGCCTCCTCTACGGCGGTGGCTGGAGCCTTGGCCACCTCACGAGTTTCGATATGGCAAGCGCCGTCATCCTCGTCTTCGCGACGGTCGTGGGAGGCTACGACATCGCCCAAACCGCCTACCACGAGGTTTCTAACCGGACGCTCGGCATCAAGACGCTGGTGACGCTGGCCGCCATCGGTGCCATCATCATCGGCGAGTACTGGGAGGCCGCCGCTGTGGTCTTCCTGTTCAGCCTCGGCAGCTATCTCGAGGGCCGGACGATGCGGAAGACCCGGACGGCCCTCCAGGAGCTGCTGGAGATGACGCCCGACACGGCGACCGTCCGTCGGGACGGGGAACTCCAGGAGGTACCCGCCCGCGAAGTCGAAGAGGGCGAAGTCGTCGTCGTGAAGCCGGGTGGGAAGATTCCGGTCGACGGGACCGTCATCGACGGCGAAAGCGCGGTCAATCAAGCACCGGTCACCGGCGAGAGCGCGCCCGTCCACAAGGCCGACGGCGACGGGGTCTACGCCGGGACGGTCAACCAAGAAGGTGCGTTAGAAATCCGAACGACGGGTGCGGGTTCGGACACGACGCTCGAACGCATCATCCGCCGCGTCGAGGAGGCCCAGGAGGCCCAGTCGCCCACGGAGAGCCTCATCGACAGGTTCGCGAAGTACTACACGCCTGCCGTCATCGCCCTGGCTATCGGCGCGTATGCAGTCACGCAGAATGCGATCCTGTCGCTGACGCTGCTGGTCATCGGCTGTCCCGGGGCGCTGGTCATCGGGCCGCCGGTCAGCATCGTCTCCGCAATCGGGAACGCCGCCCGGTCGGGCGTCCTGATGAAGGGCGGTGAACACCTCGAACGCGCCGGCAAGATCGACCTCGTCGCTTTCGATAAGACCGGCACTCTCACGAAGGGCGAAACCACAGTCGCCGACGTCGAGGGATTTGGCATCGCTGATGACGAGGTCCTATCGCTCGCGGCGACTACCGAAAAGAAGAGTGAACACCACCTCGCCGACGCCATCGTTGACGCAGCTCGCGAGCGCCCGACCGCTGCGACGGATGGCGGTGCGACGGTCGCGAACGCGGTCGAAGCCGACCGGAACCCCCGGTCGATTCCGGACCCTGACGATTTCGACGTGGTCGCCGGCAAGGGCGTCGTCGCTCGCTACGACGGCCACGAGATAGTCGTTGGTAACCGCGCACTGCTGGACGACCGCGGTATCGACATCCCCAGTCGGGTCGCCGACTACGTCCGCGAGCGTGAGGAGCGCGGCGAAACGGTCGTCCACGTCATCCGGGATGGGGACGTCATCGGCACAATCGCGATGCGGGACGAACTCCGAGAGGCCGCCCCTGACGTCGTCGCGGCACTCCGGGACGCCGGGATCAAGACGATGATGCTCACCGGCGACAACGAACGGACGGCCGCCGCCGTTGCCGAGGAGGTCGGCATCGACGAGTACCGCGCCGAACTCCTCCCCGAGGACAAACAGTCCGTCATCGAGGCCTGCCAGGCGGACGGACACGTCGTCGCAATGGTCGGCGACGGCATCAACGATGCCCCCTCGCTGGCGACCGCCGACGTCGGCATCGCGATGGGTGCCGCGGGAACGGACACCGCCATCGAAACGGCGGACATGGCGCTGATGGCCGACGATCTCGAACGCATCCCCTACGCGGTCACGCTAAGCAAAGCGACGCGCTGGAACGTCCTCGAGAACGTCGGGCTCGCGGTGCTGACCGTGACCGTCCTCCTCGCGGGCGTGCTTACCAGCTACATTACCCTTGCGTCGGGGATGCTCGTACACGAGGCCAGCGTCCTCGCGGTCATCCTCAACGGGATGCGACTGCTCCGCTACTGA
- a CDS encoding SHOCT domain-containing protein, whose product MDTRSEDTALEKLRVAYARGELADEEFETRRERLKRED is encoded by the coding sequence GTGGACACTCGAAGTGAGGACACTGCGCTTGAAAAACTGCGCGTCGCGTACGCTCGAGGCGAACTGGCCGACGAGGAGTTCGAAACCCGGCGCGAGCGATTAAAACGGGAGGACTGA